In Chryseobacterium sp. C-71, the genomic window TTTTTGTAGCTACCGAATCCGATTTTTTTTCGTCTGTTGATGTTCCTGAAGATGTACCTTGTGACTGGTTGTCTATTTTTTCGTTATCTTTCCTACATCCAGTAAGTAATAATGCAAAAAATAAAGTGTAGAATAATGATTGTTTCAAAAATAATTTTTTCATAAATAAGTAGAGGCCATTGAGTTTGTACTTAAGATACAAATATCAGACCTAAAAACATTTAAATGAGAAAAAATATTTCCCTAACAAATGTACTTAATTGGTACTGAAAAAATTAGAATGAGGGAAAAAGATTTAGATTACAATAATTTATTGATTTTAACATAATTTAAAGCTCCAGCAATATTACTCACTTCAATTTTTTCAAAGAGTTTTTTTGATGAAATTTAACGGTATCTGCTGTAATAAAAAGTTTCTGAGCAATTTCATTGATCTTGAGCCCACCAGCATAAAGACTCAGTATTTAATATTCTCTCGGCGAAAGTTTTTTCTTTTCTTTCTTGATCCATTTTACCAAAAAATGATTCTATTATTACAAAAATTCATTTTTCTAATGAATTGTATATCGTCAACAATTCTAATGAAGAAGTTTTTTTAAAATAAAAATCTTAAAAACAGCGGAAAAAATAAAGACTCAAATTATAGATGAGATAAAAAAGTAATTTCATTA contains:
- a CDS encoding LuxR C-terminal-related transcriptional regulator codes for the protein MLSLYAGGLKINEIAQKLFITADTVKFHQKNSLKKLK